The following proteins are co-located in the Patescibacteria group bacterium genome:
- the rpsS gene encoding 30S ribosomal protein S19: MTRSLKKGPFVADHLQKKVDKLRPGDKTVVKTWSRSSTITPQMVGFTFAVHNGKDFIQVRVVENMVGHKLGEFSPTRKFVRHAGKMVAAEAAPAPAAAAAPAAAKKISR, encoded by the coding sequence ATGACCCGAAGTCTAAAAAAAGGCCCGTTCGTAGCCGACCACCTTCAGAAGAAGGTGGACAAGCTTCGCCCAGGAGATAAGACGGTCGTGAAGACCTGGTCTCGCTCCTCCACCATCACTCCACAGATGGTTGGGTTTACGTTTGCTGTGCACAACGGTAAGGATTTCATTCAGGTGCGAGTTGTTGAAAACATGGTCGGCCACAAGCTAGGCGAGTTTTCTCCAACGCGTAAGTTTGTTCGCCACGCTGGCAAGATGGTTGCTGCTGAAGCAGCACCAGCTCCGGCCGCGGCCGCTGCCCCGGCAGCAGCTAAGAAGATCAGCCGATAA
- the rplV gene encoding 50S ribosomal protein L22 — MEAISKAKFIRIAPRKSRLVVSLIRGMSIGAARRQLMVSDKLAATPVLKALNSAIANAVNNLKMDESTLVVSKAYVDEGPKIKRSTPRAQGRATPIRLRMSHITIAVSGPDEATKVKKVTAKKSVVKAQTTTA, encoded by the coding sequence ATGGAAGCTATCAGCAAAGCAAAATTTATCCGCATCGCTCCTCGAAAGTCTCGCCTGGTGGTGAGCCTCATTCGGGGGATGTCTATCGGCGCTGCTCGCCGCCAGCTTATGGTGTCTGACAAACTCGCGGCGACGCCAGTTTTAAAGGCGCTGAATTCGGCCATTGCCAACGCCGTGAACAACCTCAAGATGGATGAATCCACCCTGGTTGTTTCTAAGGCGTACGTGGATGAGGGGCCGAAGATTAAGCGTTCCACGCCCCGCGCGCAGGGTCGGGCTACACCGATTCGCCTCCGTATGTCGCACATCACCATTGCGGTCTCTGGACCGGATGAAGCGACGAAGGTGAAAAAAGTGACGGCGAAGAAATCTGTAGTAAAAGCTCAAACGACAACCGCCTAA
- the rpsC gene encoding 30S ribosomal protein S3 — translation MGHKVHPKAFRLATIYTWDSKWFARGGQFISQLKEDVELREFLRKELKEAGLNDVGIERTPKQLTITVHVAKPGFVIGRSGAGIEDLKKKIMKAFFRGRRVTLNINATEVSRPSLYSQIIGEQIAQDIERRLPFRRSMKMAIERVMKGGAKGVKMTLSGRLNGAEIARTETLSQGSIPLHNLRADIDFARVRANTVYGVIGIKVWVYRGDVFEKDKAAEATQSAETAPEASKRAAPTRYRAPRA, via the coding sequence ATGGGTCACAAAGTCCATCCAAAAGCATTCCGTCTCGCCACCATTTACACTTGGGATTCCAAGTGGTTTGCCCGTGGCGGACAATTTATTTCTCAACTGAAAGAAGACGTTGAGCTCCGCGAATTCCTCCGCAAAGAACTGAAGGAAGCCGGTCTGAACGATGTCGGTATTGAGCGTACGCCGAAACAGTTGACCATCACGGTCCATGTTGCAAAACCAGGTTTCGTGATTGGCCGTTCCGGTGCCGGCATTGAGGATCTAAAGAAGAAGATCATGAAGGCCTTCTTCCGCGGTCGCCGGGTCACGCTGAACATCAACGCGACTGAGGTTTCTCGCCCGTCTCTTTATTCACAGATTATTGGCGAACAGATCGCTCAGGACATTGAACGCCGTCTCCCGTTCCGTCGGTCCATGAAAATGGCCATTGAACGCGTCATGAAGGGCGGAGCCAAGGGAGTTAAGATGACCCTGTCCGGACGTTTGAACGGAGCAGAAATCGCTCGTACGGAAACGCTGTCCCAGGGTTCTATCCCGCTTCATAACTTGCGCGCCGACATTGACTTCGCTCGCGTGCGAGCGAACACGGTTTACGGTGTCATTGGTATCAAAGTGTGGGTTTACCGCGGCGATGTTTTTGAAAAGGATAAGGCCGCTGAAGCTACCCAGTCCGCAGAAACGGCTCCGGAAGCCTCAAAACGTGCAGCTCCTACTCGCTACCGCGCACCTCGCGCCTAA
- the rplP gene encoding 50S ribosomal protein L16 yields MLLPKKMKYRKWQKRRTAGDRVATQKTDVAFGSFGLKAITEAWVTARQIEAARRAMTRAIKRGGKIWIRIFPDHPVTNHGAEAPMGKGKGGVDYYMVPVRAGTVMFEMDGVTPEVAKEAFRLAAYKLPVKTKIISR; encoded by the coding sequence ATGCTACTCCCCAAAAAAATGAAATATAGAAAGTGGCAAAAGCGACGCACCGCTGGTGATCGCGTTGCCACCCAGAAAACGGACGTTGCTTTCGGCTCCTTTGGCTTAAAAGCTATTACGGAGGCCTGGGTAACGGCTCGCCAGATTGAAGCTGCCCGCCGCGCGATGACGCGTGCGATTAAGCGCGGTGGAAAAATTTGGATCCGTATTTTTCCTGACCATCCGGTCACTAACCATGGCGCAGAAGCTCCGATGGGTAAGGGAAAGGGTGGAGTGGACTACTACATGGTTCCTGTCCGCGCCGGCACTGTCATGTTTGAGATGGACGGGGTGACGCCTGAGGTAGCTAAAGAGGCTTTCCGTCTGGCAGCTTACAAGCTCCCGGTTAAGACAAAGATTATTTCCCGCTAA
- the rpmC gene encoding 50S ribosomal protein L29, translating to MRYKELDGKTEKELQALMAEGRARIHALRLSRSMNQLKGVREIRQVRKDTARMMTKLSALKK from the coding sequence ATGCGCTATAAAGAACTTGACGGTAAAACCGAAAAAGAGCTCCAGGCGCTAATGGCGGAGGGGAGAGCCAGAATCCACGCGCTCAGATTGAGCCGTTCCATGAACCAGCTAAAAGGCGTGCGGGAAATCAGACAGGTTAGAAAAGATACGGCTCGCATGATGACCAAGTTGTCCGCTTTGAAGAAGTAA
- the rpsQ gene encoding 30S ribosomal protein S17, which produces MPNETKKITRRRLIGTVVSTKMMKTVSVRVDRTVIHPKYGKRYAVSAKYLAHNESPDIQAGDKVVIEETRPLSALKRWRVVSKA; this is translated from the coding sequence ATGCCTAACGAAACCAAAAAAATCACCCGCCGCCGCTTGATCGGTACGGTCGTCTCTACTAAGATGATGAAAACCGTATCCGTTCGAGTTGACCGCACCGTGATCCATCCTAAGTACGGTAAGCGCTACGCTGTGAGCGCTAAGTACTTGGCGCACAACGAATCTCCAGACATCCAGGCTGGTGATAAGGTTGTGATTGAAGAAACCAGACCACTGTCTGCGCTTAAGCGCTGGAGAGTAGTCAGTAAAGCCTAA
- the rplN gene encoding 50S ribosomal protein L14: MLQHRSMIAVADNSGAKKLQVIRVLGGYKKRYARLGDVVTAVVKVADPHNPVKKSDVVHAVIVRSRKEVRREDGSYIRFDENAAVLINRETGDPRGTRIFGPVARELRAGGFTKIVSLAPEVL; encoded by the coding sequence ATGTTGCAACACCGATCAATGATCGCCGTGGCTGACAACAGCGGCGCCAAAAAGCTCCAGGTCATTCGTGTCCTGGGTGGCTACAAGAAGCGTTATGCCCGTTTGGGCGACGTCGTGACTGCTGTCGTGAAGGTCGCTGACCCGCACAACCCAGTCAAAAAGAGCGACGTAGTGCACGCGGTGATTGTCCGCTCACGCAAAGAAGTACGCCGTGAAGACGGCTCCTACATCCGCTTTGATGAGAACGCAGCTGTTCTGATCAATCGTGAAACAGGAGATCCTCGCGGAACACGTATCTTTGGACCAGTGGCTCGCGAGTTGCGCGCTGGTGGTTTCACTAAAATTGTGTCCTTGGCCCCTGAAGTCCTCTAA
- the rplX gene encoding 50S ribosomal protein L24 — protein MKIKTGDMVRVMVGKDKGKEGKVTQTFPELGLVVVEGVRLTVKHISPKRMKQQAGAAKPEGQKVTYSAPIRVENVAVVSGGTVGRVGYKVTEGGQKTRVLHSKKSVKDIG, from the coding sequence ATGAAAATCAAAACAGGCGACATGGTTCGCGTCATGGTAGGGAAGGATAAGGGTAAAGAAGGCAAAGTGACTCAGACGTTTCCAGAACTTGGTCTGGTGGTAGTAGAGGGCGTGCGCCTCACGGTCAAGCACATCTCGCCTAAGCGGATGAAGCAGCAGGCGGGGGCAGCTAAACCAGAAGGACAGAAGGTGACTTACAGCGCTCCGATCCGAGTAGAGAACGTGGCGGTGGTGTCTGGCGGTACGGTTGGTCGGGTTGGCTACAAAGTGACGGAAGGCGGTCAGAAGACACGCGTCCTTCACTCAAAGAAATCGGTCAAAGACATTGGCTAA
- the rplE gene encoding 50S ribosomal protein L5: MQTLKEQFTTVVQPALRQEFGLTNVHETPTILKVTLNAGFGKGKDAKFSDVVVDTFRRITGQQPVKTKARKSIAGFKVREGMVVGVTVTLRGKKMWDFLEKLSRVSFARIRDFRGIPESAVDKDGNFNFGMNEHTSFPEILPDEVESLHGLQITITTTAKNHAEGVALMRGLGFPFATKEKISRA; this comes from the coding sequence ATGCAAACTCTTAAGGAACAATTTACGACCGTAGTTCAGCCGGCTCTCCGCCAGGAGTTTGGTTTGACTAACGTTCACGAAACCCCAACCATCTTGAAAGTGACGCTGAATGCCGGCTTTGGCAAAGGCAAGGATGCGAAGTTTTCTGATGTGGTGGTAGACACTTTCCGTCGTATCACTGGCCAGCAGCCAGTCAAAACCAAGGCCCGCAAGTCCATTGCTGGATTCAAGGTTAGAGAAGGTATGGTGGTTGGCGTGACAGTTACCCTGCGCGGTAAGAAGATGTGGGACTTCTTAGAGAAGCTGTCTCGCGTGTCATTCGCTCGTATTCGTGACTTCCGAGGTATCCCGGAATCGGCGGTAGATAAGGATGGAAACTTCAACTTCGGCATGAATGAACACACGTCGTTCCCGGAGATTCTGCCAGATGAAGTAGAATCACTGCACGGTCTCCAGATCACGATCACTACTACCGCCAAGAATCATGCGGAAGGAGTAGCGCTCATGAGGGGCCTCGGGTTCCCATTTGCTACGAAAGAGAAAATCAGCCGAGCCTAA
- a CDS encoding type Z 30S ribosomal protein S14: protein MATTNQIAKSKKTPKFMTRHVLRCWRCGRKRFFMRDFGLCRICFRELANVGEIPGIRKASW from the coding sequence ATGGCAACAACGAACCAAATTGCTAAGTCCAAGAAGACGCCTAAGTTCATGACCCGCCACGTACTACGGTGCTGGCGCTGTGGCCGAAAGCGTTTCTTCATGCGGGACTTCGGCTTGTGCCGCATCTGTTTCCGTGAACTTGCAAACGTGGGCGAGATCCCAGGCATTCGGAAAGCTAGCTGGTAA
- the rpsH gene encoding 30S ribosomal protein S8 produces the protein MTDPISDMLTRIRNAAMVKAEVVTMPLSQMKFALAKILESEGFLQAVSREEQGGRPILKVELRYEPNGSPRVSDLKRISKPGRRVYVKATELTRVRSGFGIAILSTPNGLMTSDEAKKRHLGGELICEIY, from the coding sequence ATGACAGACCCAATCTCAGACATGCTCACCCGCATCCGCAACGCCGCCATGGTGAAAGCGGAGGTGGTCACCATGCCCCTCTCACAAATGAAATTCGCTTTGGCGAAGATTCTAGAGAGCGAGGGCTTCCTTCAGGCTGTCAGCCGGGAGGAGCAGGGCGGACGCCCCATCTTGAAGGTGGAGCTTCGCTATGAACCGAATGGTTCACCCCGCGTCTCGGACTTGAAGCGCATTAGTAAGCCAGGCCGCCGTGTTTATGTGAAGGCGACTGAGCTGACTCGTGTCCGTTCAGGTTTTGGTATTGCGATTCTTTCAACCCCGAACGGACTCATGACGAGCGACGAGGCAAAGAAACGGCATTTGGGCGGAGAACTTATTTGCGAAATTTACTAA
- the rplF gene encoding 50S ribosomal protein L6, with the protein MSRIGKKPVFLPAGVTAEIANDKVTVKGPKGALTLALHAHAHVAQSADSTGMAQLDVTVNDPENDDRAIWGTMRALLNKMVKGVTEGYAKTLELNGVGFKMNLKGKGLLMSLGFSHDVEYELPEGVVAKIEGNVLTLSGIDAEAVGRAAAEIRSLKKPEPYKGKGFKYSDEVIRRKAGKAAKSEK; encoded by the coding sequence ATGTCGCGAATCGGCAAAAAACCAGTTTTCCTCCCCGCCGGTGTAACCGCGGAGATCGCAAACGATAAAGTTACTGTAAAGGGTCCAAAGGGGGCTTTGACCTTGGCTCTTCACGCTCACGCTCACGTGGCCCAGTCTGCTGATAGCACTGGCATGGCTCAGCTTGATGTTACGGTGAATGATCCGGAGAATGACGACCGAGCCATCTGGGGTACCATGCGCGCACTTCTGAATAAGATGGTGAAGGGCGTGACTGAAGGCTACGCTAAGACACTCGAGCTCAATGGAGTTGGTTTCAAGATGAACTTGAAAGGCAAGGGACTCCTCATGTCACTTGGCTTCTCCCATGACGTAGAATACGAATTGCCAGAAGGCGTCGTAGCTAAGATCGAGGGGAACGTTCTGACGCTGTCCGGCATTGACGCGGAGGCAGTCGGTCGAGCAGCGGCAGAGATTCGCTCGCTCAAGAAGCCGGAACCATATAAAGGAAAAGGCTTTAAGTACTCTGACGAAGTGATTCGTCGTAAGGCTGGAAAGGCTGCGAAGAGCGAGAAATAA
- the rplR gene encoding 50S ribosomal protein L18: MTPKNIQKKRAQAERRAIRTRAKISGTTERPRLSIFRSSKHMSAQVIDDTKGKTLASASDLKMDAKKTGLELAAMVGQEVAAKAKAAGITKVVFDKGQFRFHGRVKALAEAAREGGLVF; this comes from the coding sequence ATGACCCCAAAGAACATCCAAAAAAAGCGTGCACAGGCTGAACGCCGCGCTATCCGCACTCGCGCTAAGATCTCCGGAACCACGGAGCGACCGCGCTTGTCTATCTTCCGATCTTCTAAGCACATGAGTGCTCAGGTTATTGATGATACAAAGGGCAAGACTTTGGCCTCTGCTTCTGATCTGAAGATGGATGCCAAGAAGACAGGCCTGGAATTAGCGGCGATGGTTGGCCAGGAAGTGGCCGCCAAAGCCAAGGCTGCCGGCATCACGAAAGTCGTTTTTGATAAAGGCCAATTCCGTTTCCACGGGCGCGTAAAGGCGCTCGCTGAGGCGGCTCGTGAAGGCGGACTTGTATTCTAA
- the rpsE gene encoding 30S ribosomal protein S5, protein MEEPTKIVTPVVAPAPAGQAPRTTDRRGPPQRGGAGAGRGGQGQGGRGGDSRGRGPRTGGRPEREPREFEQKILELVRVTRVTKGGKRMRFRASIIIGDRRGRVGFGVAKGVDVAMSVEKAFRQAKKNMITVPLVNETIPHEVYSKYAAAKVLLKPAPKGTGLKSGGPTRMVLELAGVPNAVSKLLGAKNKINSAKATFLALSALKMPLPKENAKK, encoded by the coding sequence ATGGAAGAACCAACAAAAATTGTTACTCCAGTAGTTGCTCCGGCTCCTGCCGGACAAGCTCCTCGCACGACTGATCGTCGCGGACCTCCGCAGCGCGGTGGTGCTGGTGCTGGCCGTGGTGGTCAGGGTCAAGGTGGTCGGGGCGGAGATAGCCGCGGACGCGGACCTCGCACCGGTGGCCGCCCAGAACGTGAACCACGCGAATTCGAGCAGAAGATTCTAGAACTTGTTCGCGTTACTCGCGTGACCAAGGGCGGTAAACGCATGCGTTTCCGCGCCTCTATTATCATCGGCGACCGTCGTGGTCGGGTGGGCTTTGGCGTAGCAAAGGGTGTTGACGTGGCTATGTCTGTAGAGAAAGCTTTCCGTCAGGCTAAGAAGAACATGATCACAGTGCCGCTCGTCAACGAGACTATTCCGCACGAGGTATATAGCAAGTACGCCGCAGCTAAAGTGCTTTTGAAGCCAGCACCTAAGGGTACTGGACTCAAGAGCGGCGGCCCGACCCGCATGGTGCTTGAACTGGCTGGTGTTCCGAACGCAGTTTCTAAGCTTCTTGGAGCCAAGAACAAGATCAACAGTGCTAAGGCCACCTTCTTGGCACTCAGTGCTTTGAAAATGCCTCTGCCAAAGGAGAACGCAAAGAAATAA
- the rplO gene encoding 50S ribosomal protein L15: protein MAITLSNLRSAKGARALPKRVGRGLGSKGTTAGRGQKGQSSRSGVGGLKRLGMRHTLLATPKKRGFTSLSEKLVSVNIGELEKKTIANEVVTPKTLVAKGLIPKGSHAAKILGGGELTHAIVVKNCEVSKSAAEMIAKLGGKIE from the coding sequence ATGGCAATTACTCTATCTAATTTACGCTCAGCTAAGGGTGCTCGCGCCCTGCCTAAGCGTGTAGGCCGCGGTCTTGGTTCTAAGGGAACCACCGCCGGTCGTGGTCAGAAAGGTCAAAGCTCTCGCTCCGGCGTGGGTGGACTTAAGCGTCTTGGTATGCGCCACACGCTGTTGGCCACTCCAAAGAAGCGTGGCTTCACGTCTTTGAGCGAAAAGCTGGTGTCTGTGAATATCGGCGAGCTCGAGAAGAAAACAATTGCTAATGAAGTAGTTACTCCAAAGACACTCGTGGCTAAGGGATTGATTCCGAAGGGTTCTCACGCAGCTAAGATCCTGGGCGGTGGTGAGTTGACGCACGCGATTGTGGTCAAGAACTGCGAGGTTTCAAAATCCGCAGCCGAGATGATCGCGAAGTTGGGCGGAAAGATTGAGTAA
- the secY gene encoding preprotein translocase subunit SecY: protein MNVFLRILKTKELRNGLLFMLLCVTVFRIAAHIPVPGIDSSGLESLLAGNQFLGLLNVFSGGTLTSFSIVALGVGPYITASIIFQLLGMIFPSVEEMQQEEQGRQKINRWTRLLTVPLSFLQGYSILKLLQQSSASLGTQLTFSTMDYLLAMLSMMAGTIFLMWLGELISERKMGNGLSIMIFSGIIASMPGFVAKSFAASTSADTTNIILFVALTLVTVIGVVYVSEAVRNLPVQYARGGGAGSTVNSSLPLRINMGGMIPILFALSLIVLPPLVAQFFVNARTEIIQQIATQTVTLFGNNLFYGVVYFILVFSFTFFYSSVVFKPEQVAENLQKQGGFIPGVRPGEQTAKYLQWVTNRLLLIGALFLSIIAVLPVFMQEITGTQNLVVGGSSVIIVVSVIVDMVKQVEAQLTMRSYDNK from the coding sequence ATGAACGTATTCCTGCGGATCCTGAAGACGAAAGAGCTCCGGAACGGTCTGCTCTTCATGCTCCTCTGTGTCACGGTATTCCGTATTGCCGCGCACATTCCGGTGCCGGGGATTGATTCGTCCGGTCTTGAATCTCTTCTGGCAGGAAACCAGTTTCTTGGGCTTTTGAACGTTTTTTCCGGCGGCACGCTGACGAGCTTTTCGATCGTGGCGCTTGGTGTTGGTCCCTATATCACGGCATCCATCATTTTCCAGCTGCTCGGAATGATTTTTCCGTCTGTAGAGGAAATGCAACAGGAAGAACAGGGTAGACAGAAGATTAACCGCTGGACGCGTTTGCTGACGGTTCCGCTTTCGTTCCTTCAGGGCTACAGCATCCTGAAGCTTCTTCAGCAGTCCAGCGCATCGCTCGGAACTCAGCTGACCTTCTCTACCATGGATTATTTGCTCGCCATGCTTTCCATGATGGCTGGGACGATTTTTCTTATGTGGTTGGGGGAGCTTATCAGCGAGCGCAAGATGGGGAACGGTCTTTCGATCATGATTTTCTCCGGTATTATTGCTTCCATGCCAGGTTTTGTGGCGAAATCGTTTGCGGCGAGCACCAGCGCGGACACGACGAATATTATTCTCTTCGTGGCGTTGACGCTCGTGACGGTTATTGGCGTTGTCTACGTGAGCGAGGCCGTGCGTAACTTGCCGGTGCAATATGCCCGCGGTGGTGGCGCAGGTTCAACCGTGAACTCGTCCTTGCCACTCCGTATCAACATGGGCGGTATGATTCCTATTTTGTTTGCCCTCTCCTTGATTGTGCTTCCTCCGCTTGTGGCGCAGTTCTTTGTGAATGCTCGAACGGAGATCATACAGCAGATTGCTACACAGACCGTCACGCTTTTTGGGAACAATTTGTTCTACGGAGTTGTTTACTTCATTCTAGTGTTTTCCTTCACCTTCTTCTATTCATCGGTGGTGTTTAAGCCAGAGCAGGTGGCCGAGAACCTCCAGAAGCAGGGTGGATTCATCCCCGGTGTTCGGCCCGGAGAGCAGACGGCTAAGTATCTCCAGTGGGTCACTAATCGTCTCTTGCTGATTGGCGCGCTTTTCTTGAGCATAATCGCGGTTCTCCCAGTCTTCATGCAGGAAATCACCGGTACTCAGAATCTGGTGGTTGGCGGTTCGTCCGTCATCATCGTTGTGTCTGTCATTGTCGATATGGTGAAACAGGTTGAGGCTCAGCTGACCATGCGTAGCTACGACAACAAGTAA
- a CDS encoding nucleoside monophosphate kinase: MHRIFILGPQGSGKGTQAKKLSAFLGIPYLSMGDLLREEAKGEGELSQKVRAIVETGSLVSDVVAEAVLRKRLAEPDVANGYILDGFPRNFEQMKAFVGFDQPTAVIVIDIPKRESRARLQNRAITEGRTDDTPEVIEKRLGIYSTDTVPIIEEYKKLGVVREVDGMGTIEEVAERIQRLFVL; the protein is encoded by the coding sequence ATGCATAGAATATTCATCTTGGGGCCGCAGGGGAGTGGGAAGGGGACGCAGGCCAAGAAATTGTCAGCCTTCCTCGGGATACCGTACCTATCCATGGGCGATCTTTTGAGAGAAGAGGCAAAGGGAGAGGGCGAGCTTTCTCAAAAGGTGCGGGCAATCGTGGAGACTGGTAGTTTAGTATCGGACGTTGTGGCTGAAGCAGTACTCAGGAAGCGTTTGGCAGAGCCGGATGTGGCGAATGGATATATTTTGGACGGCTTCCCGCGGAACTTTGAACAGATGAAGGCGTTTGTGGGATTTGATCAACCAACAGCAGTTATCGTGATCGACATACCAAAGCGTGAATCACGGGCTCGCTTACAGAACCGAGCAATCACGGAAGGCCGCACGGATGACACACCAGAGGTCATCGAGAAACGACTCGGCATCTATAGTACAGATACCGTTCCGATTATTGAGGAATACAAGAAGCTTGGTGTCGTGCGAGAAGTTGACGGGATGGGAACCATTGAAGAAGTAGCTGAGAGAATTCAACGGCTTTTTGTTTTATAG
- the map gene encoding type I methionyl aminopeptidase, translating into MALIKTAEEIQAMREGGALLSKALQAAVDIVKPGVTMRQLDDIARKTIEDGGGKPSFLGYKGGNKIPFPSTVCISVNEEVVHGVGSREIVLNEGDIVGLDIGCWYKDMCTDMAVTVPVGNISKELKELLHVTRDSMRAGVEAAKVGGVVRDISQAVEGAVNQKKYGIVKALVGHGVGHAVHESPHVPNYVDSSFPKTALKEGMCLAIEPMLTLGTDDVVTAKDGWTIVTADNSLAAHFEVTIALLPGGPEVLTPEPTVKI; encoded by the coding sequence ATGGCGCTAATCAAAACTGCAGAAGAAATCCAGGCGATGCGTGAGGGCGGGGCGTTGCTATCAAAGGCGCTTCAGGCCGCGGTAGACATTGTGAAGCCGGGCGTGACGATGCGACAGCTCGACGATATTGCTCGAAAGACTATTGAAGATGGTGGCGGAAAACCGTCATTCTTGGGGTATAAAGGCGGTAACAAAATCCCGTTCCCTTCGACTGTTTGCATCTCGGTTAATGAAGAAGTTGTCCACGGGGTAGGCTCGCGCGAGATAGTGCTAAATGAAGGCGACATTGTCGGACTCGACATTGGCTGTTGGTATAAAGACATGTGTACAGATATGGCTGTGACGGTACCGGTTGGAAATATTTCTAAGGAACTCAAGGAGCTTCTCCATGTTACTCGAGATTCAATGCGTGCCGGTGTTGAAGCAGCTAAGGTTGGCGGAGTAGTGCGTGACATCAGCCAGGCTGTTGAAGGCGCGGTGAACCAAAAGAAGTATGGAATTGTTAAGGCGTTGGTCGGCCATGGCGTAGGACATGCGGTACATGAATCGCCACACGTGCCGAATTACGTCGATAGCTCCTTTCCGAAGACGGCGCTTAAAGAAGGAATGTGTTTGGCTATTGAGCCTATGTTGACGCTCGGGACTGATGACGTAGTTACCGCGAAAGATGGTTGGACGATTGTTACCGCAGACAATTCACTCGCTGCGCATTTTGAGGTGACCATCGCACTGCTTCCAGGCGGCCCAGAAGTATTGACGCCAGAGCCTACCGTCAAGATCTAA
- the ruvX gene encoding Holliday junction resolvase RuvX yields the protein MKYLGVDFGFKKIGLALGDDGARVAVPFSVIFGGLKELLEVIKEEQIEALVIGLAVPEAHQSQTQLERTLAFAEKLRAESGLQVHVVDEQFTSTEARRVQKETGTKADEDALAAMLILQAYFDEGSMGVEQFSVKP from the coding sequence GTGAAATATCTCGGCGTAGATTTTGGATTTAAGAAAATTGGGCTCGCGTTAGGGGATGATGGCGCTCGCGTGGCCGTTCCTTTTAGCGTCATCTTTGGCGGTCTCAAGGAGCTGCTCGAAGTTATTAAGGAGGAGCAGATTGAGGCCTTGGTGATCGGACTCGCGGTCCCAGAGGCTCATCAAAGCCAGACGCAGCTTGAGCGCACGTTAGCCTTTGCCGAAAAACTTAGAGCCGAGAGCGGACTCCAGGTACATGTGGTTGATGAACAATTTACGTCAACGGAGGCACGACGCGTGCAGAAAGAGACAGGAACTAAGGCGGATGAAGACGCACTCGCGGCCATGTTGATCCTGCAGGCGTATTTTGACGAAGGCTCCATGGGCGTAGAGCAGTTCTCCGTGAAGCCGTAA
- the recO gene encoding DNA repair protein RecO has protein sequence MWSSLKTEAMILTISPFREADRRYSALTRDHGKIEFIGRGARKGKAKVAPHLDPFAVITLEIIKGQRGMTVIGAERAHAFRELAGSLDGRMLAHAAGALLEKTVQQDLPDLELYEEYKALLQFLNDTSALSPMRTTFVLGGFLLRLLSMLGYEVELNSCLACKGDILPLSFRWHDGRGGLVCTGCTLAEPQEWVAARVLEEEIVTLMRFAREAQYSDYVRPALKAEHVNAFAACVHDLMRHHVPGYQMDEPFWSLLFLY, from the coding sequence ATGTGGTCGTCCCTCAAGACCGAAGCCATGATTCTGACCATCTCGCCTTTTCGGGAGGCGGATAGGCGCTATTCGGCGTTGACTCGGGACCATGGCAAGATTGAGTTCATTGGCCGGGGCGCGCGGAAGGGGAAGGCTAAAGTAGCACCACATCTTGATCCCTTTGCGGTTATCACCCTTGAGATTATTAAGGGCCAGCGGGGCATGACGGTGATTGGGGCTGAACGAGCGCATGCCTTCCGTGAGCTCGCAGGATCGCTCGACGGCCGAATGCTAGCTCATGCCGCGGGCGCGTTGTTAGAAAAAACAGTTCAGCAGGATTTACCAGACCTTGAGCTTTACGAAGAGTATAAAGCGTTGCTCCAGTTTTTGAATGATACGAGCGCGCTTTCGCCCATGCGTACAACTTTTGTGCTGGGCGGGTTTCTTTTGCGTCTTCTTTCGATGCTCGGTTACGAGGTTGAGCTGAACTCGTGTCTGGCATGCAAGGGCGACATTCTTCCGTTGTCATTTCGCTGGCATGATGGCCGGGGCGGACTTGTCTGTACTGGCTGTACGTTGGCCGAGCCTCAGGAATGGGTGGCGGCGCGAGTTTTGGAAGAGGAGATCGTGACCCTAATGCGTTTTGCACGCGAAGCTCAGTATTCAGACTATGTGCGGCCAGCGCTTAAGGCAGAGCATGTCAATGCGTTTGCCGCGTGCGTGCATGACCTCATGCGCCACCATGTTCCTGGCTATCAAATGGACGAGCCGTTTTGGAGTTTGCTTTTTCTTTATTAA